A window of Jannaschia sp. M317 contains these coding sequences:
- a CDS encoding metalloregulator ArsR/SmtB family transcription factor codes for MTPAAPAGIAGAMSNALDAAFAALADPTRRAILSMLLEDDMAVTDVAAGFDISLAAISKHLGVLDRAGLILRERRGRVVWCKLDPEALRDASVWMQSFGQFEGPDLDALEHLLAGPPPPDDLLAELLAAETAVWQALVAGDAVADGAALHPDFLGVYPSGPATRADHIGQLADGPAIQTFDLTAPRVLPLADGIASLTYLARFRRPDVAEQAMWVTSIWQRAGDGWINLFSQDTPASP; via the coding sequence TTGACCCCTGCCGCGCCTGCGGGCATCGCGGGGGCCATGTCCAATGCCCTAGACGCCGCATTCGCCGCCCTTGCGGACCCCACCCGCCGCGCCATCCTGTCGATGCTGCTGGAGGACGACATGGCCGTCACCGACGTTGCCGCTGGGTTCGACATCTCGCTGGCTGCAATTTCCAAGCATCTGGGAGTTCTGGATCGGGCCGGATTGATCCTGCGCGAACGACGGGGCCGGGTCGTGTGGTGCAAGCTGGACCCGGAGGCGCTGCGCGATGCCTCCGTCTGGATGCAGAGTTTCGGGCAGTTCGAAGGGCCGGACCTGGACGCATTGGAACATCTGCTTGCCGGTCCGCCGCCGCCTGACGATCTGCTGGCAGAGCTGCTGGCCGCCGAAACCGCCGTCTGGCAGGCGCTGGTCGCAGGCGACGCGGTGGCGGATGGGGCGGCCCTGCATCCGGATTTCCTGGGTGTCTATCCCAGCGGCCCCGCGACCCGCGCAGACCACATCGGACAACTGGCCGATGGACCAGCCATCCAGACCTTCGATCTGACCGCGCCGCGTGTCCTGCCGCTTGCCGACGGGATCGCATCGCTGACCTACCTTGCCCGGTTTCGCCGCCCCGACGTGGCAGAGCAGGCGATGTGGGTCACGTCGATCTGGCAACGCGCCGGGGATGGCTGGATCAACCTGTTCAGCCAGGACACCCCGGCCAGCCCCTGA
- a CDS encoding AtpZ/AtpI family protein: MSDEHDTDRLRALEARIAAAKGQDDKDHMEEHYSQAQLAWRMVIEMVAGLGIGFGIGYGADAVLGTQPFLMVVFTLLGFAAGVKTMIASAKEAQGKVDAAAALKEPGAGAPNDGDTHG; encoded by the coding sequence ATGTCCGACGAGCACGACACCGACCGACTGCGCGCCCTGGAGGCACGGATCGCGGCGGCGAAGGGCCAGGACGACAAGGACCACATGGAGGAGCACTACTCTCAGGCGCAACTGGCCTGGCGGATGGTGATCGAGATGGTGGCGGGCCTGGGCATCGGGTTCGGCATCGGATACGGCGCAGACGCCGTTCTCGGGACCCAGCCGTTCTTGATGGTGGTGTTCACGCTTTTGGGCTTCGCCGCAGGGGTGAAGACGATGATTGCCTCCGCCAAGGAGGCGCAGGGCAAGGTCGACGCGGCCGCCGCTCTGAAGGAACCAGGCGCAGGTGCGCCGAACGATGGGGATACGCATGGCTGA
- a CDS encoding F0F1 ATP synthase subunit A: MAEEAHAEGGLSFHPMDQFIVKPLFGEAGDPVGMLTITNSTLWMALAVLCVIGLFVLGTRGRAIIPSRTQSVAELAYGFVYKMVEDVTGKDGVKYFPYIFTLFLFILFANFLALIPTSFSPTSHIAVTAVLAFAVFFAVTILGFVKNGTAFLGLFWVSSAPLVLRPILAVIEIISYFVRPVSHSIRLAGNIMAGHAVLKVFAGFAAITAIAPLSILGIVAIYGLEVLVAGIQAYVFTILTCVYLKDALHPSH, encoded by the coding sequence ATGGCTGAAGAAGCGCACGCAGAAGGTGGCCTTTCTTTCCACCCGATGGACCAGTTCATCGTCAAGCCGCTGTTCGGCGAGGCGGGGGACCCGGTCGGCATGCTGACCATCACGAACTCGACCCTGTGGATGGCGCTGGCGGTTCTGTGCGTGATCGGTCTGTTCGTGTTGGGTACGCGTGGCCGCGCGATCATTCCCAGCCGGACCCAGTCGGTGGCCGAACTGGCCTATGGTTTCGTCTACAAGATGGTCGAGGATGTGACCGGCAAGGATGGGGTGAAGTATTTCCCCTACATCTTCACGTTGTTCCTGTTCATCCTGTTCGCCAACTTCCTGGCCCTGATCCCGACGTCCTTTTCGCCCACCTCGCACATCGCGGTGACGGCGGTTCTGGCCTTCGCGGTGTTCTTCGCGGTTACGATCCTGGGTTTCGTCAAGAACGGCACGGCTTTCCTGGGTCTGTTCTGGGTCAGCTCCGCACCTCTGGTGCTGCGTCCGATCCTCGCCGTGATCGAGATCATTTCCTACTTTGTCCGCCCCGTCAGCCATTCCATTCGTCTGGCAGGCAACATCATGGCCGGTCACGCGGTGCTGAAGGTTTTCGCCGGTTTCGCCGCGATCACCGCCATCGCGCCGCTGTCGATCCTGGGCATCGTGGCCATCTACGGTCTGGAGGTGCTGGTTGCCGGCATCCAAGCCTACGTCTTCACCATCCTGACCTGCGTGTATCTCAAGGATGCGCTGCACCCGTCGCACTAA
- a CDS encoding F0F1 ATP synthase subunit C — protein MEGELAHIGAGLAAIGSGAAAIGVGNVAGNFLAGALRNPSAAGAQTATLFIGIAFAEALGIFAFLVSLLLMFAV, from the coding sequence ATGGAAGGCGAACTCGCACACATCGGCGCTGGCCTGGCTGCAATCGGTTCCGGCGCTGCCGCAATCGGTGTGGGCAACGTGGCTGGCAACTTCCTCGCCGGCGCCCTGCGCAACCCCTCGGCTGCCGGCGCGCAGACCGCGACCCTCTTCATCGGCATCGCATTTGCCGAAGCCCTTGGCATCTTCGCCTTCCTGGTGTCGCTGCTGCTGATGTTCGCCGTCTAA
- a CDS encoding F0F1 ATP synthase subunit B': MATEPIDLEVAGACVNSVGSAIGMPQLCDAWFGNQIFWLLVALAAIYFVLTKIALPRVSAVLAERSGTISNDLAAAEDLKRQAVKAEETYNQALADARAEAQRISAEARAAIQADLAAAIAKADEQIAAKTAESEAQIAEIRDGQAATVAEVARDVAAEIVTALGGAADQAAIDAAVDARVKGN, translated from the coding sequence ATGGCCACCGAACCCATCGACCTCGAAGTTGCGGGCGCATGCGTCAACAGCGTCGGCTCCGCCATCGGCATGCCGCAGCTCTGCGACGCGTGGTTCGGCAATCAGATCTTCTGGCTGCTGGTCGCGCTCGCCGCAATCTACTTCGTCCTGACCAAGATCGCCCTGCCGCGCGTCAGCGCCGTTCTGGCGGAACGGTCCGGAACCATTTCCAACGATCTTGCCGCCGCCGAGGATCTGAAGCGTCAGGCCGTCAAAGCGGAAGAGACCTATAACCAGGCGCTCGCCGATGCCCGCGCCGAAGCGCAGCGCATCTCTGCCGAGGCCCGCGCCGCGATTCAGGCCGACCTGGCCGCCGCCATCGCCAAGGCTGACGAGCAGATCGCCGCCAAGACCGCCGAGAGCGAGGCGCAGATCGCCGAGATCCGTGACGGTCAAGCCGCCACCGTGGCCGAAGTCGCCCGCGATGTCGCCGCAGAGATCGTCACCGCCCTTGGTGGCGCTGCGGACCAGGCCGCGATCGACGCCGCCGTCGACGCCCGTGTGAAAGGGAACTGA
- a CDS encoding F0F1 ATP synthase subunit B — MRYLLPLMLIGTPALAASGPFFSLKNTDFVVLIGFLLFVGVVVYFKVPGMLMGMLDNRADGIRKDLDEAKALREEAQSILASYERKTREAKEQAAEIVAAAKAEAESANVQARAELERSVERRLATAADQIDSARDAAIRDVRDRAISVATAVAGEVVAQQMSAADANKLIDASIDTVSAKLH, encoded by the coding sequence ATGCGTTACCTTTTGCCCCTGATGCTGATCGGCACCCCGGCTCTGGCCGCCTCCGGTCCGTTCTTCAGCCTCAAGAACACCGACTTCGTCGTTCTGATCGGTTTCCTTCTGTTTGTCGGCGTCGTCGTCTACTTCAAGGTGCCGGGCATGCTGATGGGCATGCTGGACAACCGGGCTGACGGCATCCGCAAGGACCTCGACGAGGCCAAGGCGCTGCGCGAAGAAGCGCAGTCGATCCTCGCCTCCTATGAGCGCAAGACCCGCGAAGCCAAGGAGCAGGCCGCCGAGATCGTCGCTGCCGCCAAGGCCGAAGCCGAATCCGCAAACGTCCAGGCCCGTGCCGAGCTGGAGCGGAGCGTGGAGCGTCGTCTCGCCACTGCCGCTGACCAGATCGACAGCGCCCGTGACGCCGCGATCCGCGATGTCCGTGACCGCGCCATTTCTGTTGCGACGGCCGTCGCCGGCGAAGTTGTCGCACAGCAGATGTCGGCCGCCGACGCCAACAAGCTGATCGATGCTTCGATCGATACGGTCAGCGCCAAGCTGCACTGA
- the hrpB gene encoding ATP-dependent helicase HrpB, protein MRLPIEDVLPELCAVMAAGGVAVLQAPPGAGKTTRVPLALLPQVTGRIVMLEPRRLATRAAAARMADTLGEPVGQTVGFRMRGASEVSKATRIEVVTEGILTRMLQSDPELPGVGAVIFDEFHERSLNADLGLALTWEARQALRPDLQVLVMSATLDAGPVADLLGAPVVTSDGRSYPVERRWRDRPPPDRQRLEAQVAGLVLQALDEGAGDVLAFLPGEGEIRRCADLLTGCGAAVRPLYGALPFKDQQAAIEPGGGRRVVLATSIAETSLTIEGIRAVVDGGRARRARFYAASGMSRLVTERVTRAEATQRAGRAGRVAAGVAYANWTRGEEGGMLPHPAPEIANADLAGLALELAAWGSDDLPFLTPPPEGALTEARALLAELGALSGGSITDHGRALARLPLHPRLAHMVLRGGSGSTLLAGCLSTRLPPGSVDLTEALRRPAPDARAEARRLRRYEAGPDLSPAQQLALAYPDRVGLRRPGDAPRWLLSGGKGARMDKGDALASARLIVACDLDGDRTEARVRRGLVLSEAELREVLGDRLTWVDVCAWSDRHRRVETRRQERLGAIALDDRAWPDAPEADIARAALDGVHALGLDSLGWSKRARLLRARIAAVKLRDVSDTGLLATAEDWLLPHLIGLRDAAGLGRLDPFDALTAWLGWEDGQRLDRLAPAAYTTPLGRKVPIDYGHETPTVSLRLQEVLGETRHPMVGDTPLRMELLSPAQRPVAITQDLPGFWAGSYADVRRDMRAQYPRHPWPEDPAEATPTTRAKPRGR, encoded by the coding sequence ATGAGACTGCCGATCGAGGATGTCCTGCCCGAACTCTGCGCCGTGATGGCCGCCGGGGGCGTGGCCGTCCTGCAGGCCCCGCCCGGTGCGGGCAAGACGACACGGGTGCCGCTGGCCCTGTTGCCGCAGGTCACGGGCCGTATTGTCATGCTGGAACCCCGACGCCTGGCCACCCGCGCCGCCGCCGCCCGCATGGCCGACACGCTGGGCGAGCCGGTCGGACAGACCGTCGGCTTCCGCATGCGGGGCGCATCCGAAGTGTCCAAAGCCACCCGGATCGAGGTCGTGACCGAGGGCATTCTGACGCGGATGCTGCAATCCGATCCTGAACTGCCGGGCGTGGGGGCGGTGATCTTCGACGAATTCCATGAACGGTCCCTGAACGCGGACCTGGGCCTGGCCCTGACCTGGGAGGCGCGGCAGGCGCTGCGCCCCGATCTGCAGGTTCTGGTCATGTCGGCCACCCTGGATGCCGGTCCGGTGGCCGACCTGCTGGGCGCGCCGGTCGTGACCTCTGACGGGCGGTCATACCCGGTAGAGCGACGCTGGCGCGATCGTCCCCCACCGGACCGCCAGCGGCTCGAAGCGCAGGTCGCGGGCCTCGTGTTGCAAGCCTTGGATGAGGGAGCGGGCGATGTGCTGGCCTTCCTGCCCGGCGAGGGCGAGATCCGCCGCTGCGCGGACCTGCTGACGGGCTGCGGCGCAGCCGTCAGGCCGCTGTACGGGGCCTTGCCGTTCAAGGATCAGCAGGCCGCGATCGAACCCGGCGGCGGGCGACGGGTCGTCTTGGCGACCTCCATCGCTGAAACCTCGCTGACGATCGAAGGCATCCGCGCGGTGGTCGACGGGGGCCGGGCACGGCGCGCGCGGTTCTACGCCGCATCGGGGATGTCACGGCTGGTCACCGAACGGGTCACGAGGGCCGAGGCAACCCAACGCGCAGGCCGCGCCGGTCGGGTCGCCGCAGGCGTGGCCTATGCCAATTGGACACGCGGCGAAGAAGGCGGGATGCTACCGCATCCTGCCCCCGAAATCGCCAATGCCGACCTGGCAGGGCTGGCGTTGGAGCTGGCGGCCTGGGGATCGGACGACCTGCCATTCCTTACGCCCCCGCCCGAGGGCGCGCTGACCGAAGCGAGGGCCTTGCTGGCCGAACTGGGGGCCCTCTCAGGCGGGTCGATCACGGACCACGGGCGGGCCTTGGCGCGCTTGCCGCTGCATCCCCGGCTGGCGCACATGGTGCTGCGCGGTGGCAGCGGCAGCACGTTGTTGGCTGGGTGCTTGTCCACGCGCCTGCCACCGGGATCCGTCGACCTGACGGAGGCGCTGCGCCGCCCCGCGCCCGACGCGCGGGCCGAGGCAAGGCGGTTGCGCCGCTATGAGGCCGGGCCGGACCTGAGCCCGGCGCAGCAACTGGCGCTGGCCTATCCCGACCGCGTCGGGCTGCGCCGCCCCGGTGACGCCCCTCGCTGGCTGCTGTCGGGCGGCAAAGGCGCGCGGATGGACAAGGGCGACGCCCTGGCGAGCGCTCGACTGATCGTGGCCTGCGACCTGGACGGTGATCGCACCGAAGCGCGTGTCCGCCGTGGGCTGGTCCTCAGCGAGGCGGAGCTGCGCGAGGTGCTGGGCGACCGGCTGACCTGGGTCGACGTGTGCGCCTGGTCCGATCGGCACCGACGGGTCGAAACCCGCCGGCAGGAACGCCTGGGGGCCATCGCGCTGGACGACCGAGCCTGGCCGGACGCCCCCGAAGCGGACATCGCCCGCGCGGCGCTGGACGGCGTTCACGCACTCGGCCTCGACAGCCTAGGGTGGAGCAAACGGGCGCGCCTGCTGCGGGCGCGGATTGCGGCGGTCAAACTGCGCGATGTGTCCGATACAGGTCTGTTGGCCACGGCGGAGGATTGGCTGCTGCCGCATTTGATCGGCCTTCGGGATGCCGCTGGCCTGGGGCGCCTGGATCCGTTCGACGCCCTGACCGCGTGGTTGGGATGGGAGGATGGGCAAAGGTTGGACCGGCTCGCCCCCGCCGCCTACACCACTCCGCTGGGGCGCAAGGTGCCCATCGACTACGGCCACGAGACGCCGACCGTCTCGCTGCGGCTGCAGGAGGTGTTGGGCGAAACACGGCATCCGATGGTGGGGGACACACCGCTGCGGATGGAGCTGCTGTCACCGGCGCAGCGGCCCGTTGCGATCACCCAGGATCTGCCGGGGTTCTGGGCCGGGTCCTATGCCGATGTGCGCCGCGATATGCGCGCGCAATATCCACGGCATCCCTGGCCCGAAGACCCGGCGGAGGCCACCCCCACAACGCGGGCGAAACCACGCGGTCGCTGA
- a CDS encoding DUF3108 domain-containing protein, producing the protein MVLRFILPLLLALPAHAGNVDAQYTLSLRGITGGQIAIRGADSGGSYSVSSAAKATGLVGALVKYGFEGRAQGQIRDGRYISTTYSEVEVDDGERTVATTEFNGTTPASVTFDPARAPEPHDIDPTAQQGVVDPLTALYAVLQPVAPDAACDRRFDLFDGRHVSRLTLGAPRETGGTVTCPAEYRRLRGYSEEQLAKREAVEMTFVFTPVAGGRVQVGEIRSDTSLGQAVLRRQ; encoded by the coding sequence ATGGTCCTGCGTTTCATTCTGCCGCTGCTGCTTGCCCTGCCCGCCCACGCGGGCAACGTGGACGCGCAATACACGCTGTCGTTGCGCGGGATCACCGGCGGACAGATCGCGATTCGCGGGGCAGACAGCGGCGGCAGCTATTCCGTGTCGTCCGCGGCAAAGGCGACAGGGCTGGTCGGTGCCTTGGTGAAATATGGCTTTGAAGGTCGGGCGCAGGGCCAGATCCGGGACGGCCGTTATATCAGCACCACCTACTCGGAGGTGGAGGTCGACGACGGAGAGCGGACTGTGGCCACAACAGAATTCAACGGCACCACCCCTGCCAGCGTCACATTCGACCCGGCGCGCGCGCCCGAACCCCATGACATCGACCCGACGGCGCAACAGGGCGTCGTCGATCCGCTGACCGCGCTCTATGCCGTGTTGCAGCCGGTTGCGCCGGATGCGGCCTGCGACCGCCGGTTCGACCTGTTCGACGGGCGACACGTGTCCCGGCTGACACTCGGTGCCCCGCGCGAGACCGGGGGGACGGTGACCTGCCCCGCCGAATACCGCCGCCTGCGCGGATACTCCGAAGAGCAGTTGGCCAAGCGAGAGGCCGTCGAGATGACCTTCGTCTTCACCCCGGTCGCGGGGGGGCGGGTGCAGGTGGGCGAAATCCGCTCCGACACCTCGCTGGGCCAGGCGGTGTTGCGCCGCCAATGA
- the meaB gene encoding methylmalonyl Co-A mutase-associated GTPase MeaB, protein MNDDPLHGPLLAGDRRALARAITLVESTRPDHRVRAVALLDGLRAEGRQALRIGLSGTPGVGKSTFIEAFGTLLTEQGKRVAVLAVDPSSTRTGGSILGDKTRMERLSRDPRAFIRPSPSAAHLGGVARRSREAVALCEAAGFDVVLIETVGVGQSETMVAQMCDLFVLLLAPAGGDELQGVKRGIMEIADLILVNKADGELKSTATRTVADYAGALRLLRKRPQDPDGFPKALPVSALAEEGLARAWAEMQDLASWRREAGHWAENRAAQAAHWFTQEVREGLLARLTQDAETRARMADLARAVARGDRAPQAAAQEMLESLRGA, encoded by the coding sequence ATGAATGACGATCCCCTGCATGGCCCCTTGCTGGCCGGTGACCGTCGGGCGCTGGCCCGGGCGATCACGCTGGTCGAAAGCACCCGCCCCGATCACCGTGTGCGCGCCGTGGCCTTGCTGGACGGTTTGCGCGCCGAAGGGCGGCAGGCCCTGCGCATCGGCCTGTCGGGCACGCCCGGTGTCGGAAAATCGACCTTTATCGAGGCGTTCGGGACGCTTCTGACCGAACAGGGCAAACGTGTGGCCGTGCTTGCCGTCGACCCGTCATCGACCCGCACGGGTGGATCGATCCTGGGTGACAAGACGCGGATGGAACGGCTCAGCCGCGATCCGCGCGCCTTTATCCGGCCCTCGCCGTCGGCGGCGCATCTCGGCGGCGTTGCGCGCCGGTCGCGCGAGGCGGTCGCGCTCTGCGAGGCGGCGGGCTTTGACGTGGTGCTGATCGAGACGGTGGGCGTGGGCCAATCCGAGACGATGGTGGCGCAGATGTGCGACCTGTTCGTTCTGTTGCTTGCGCCCGCGGGCGGGGACGAGCTGCAGGGCGTCAAGCGCGGCATCATGGAAATTGCGGACCTGATCCTGGTGAACAAGGCCGACGGAGAGCTGAAATCCACGGCGACCCGAACGGTCGCCGATTATGCCGGCGCGCTGCGGCTGTTGCGCAAACGCCCGCAGGACCCCGATGGCTTTCCCAAGGCGTTGCCCGTCTCGGCCCTGGCCGAGGAAGGATTGGCCCGCGCCTGGGCCGAGATGCAGGACCTCGCCTCCTGGCGGCGCGAGGCAGGGCATTGGGCCGAAAATCGCGCCGCGCAAGCCGCCCATTGGTTCACGCAGGAGGTGCGCGAAGGATTGCTGGCACGTCTGACCCAGGACGCCGAGACCCGCGCGCGCATGGCGGATCTGGCCCGCGCCGTGGCCAGAGGCGACCGCGCGCCGCAGGCAGCGGCGCAGGAGATGCTCGAATCGCTGCGGGGCGCTTGA
- the rpmB gene encoding 50S ribosomal protein L28 translates to MSRVCELSGKGPMTGNNVSHANNKTRRRFLPNLNDVTLQSEALGRAFKLRISAAALRTVDHRGGLDAFLAKAKDAELSARALKIKKDIAKSSNTAAALEA, encoded by the coding sequence ATGTCGCGCGTTTGCGAACTCTCCGGAAAAGGCCCGATGACGGGCAACAATGTCAGCCACGCGAACAACAAGACGCGTCGCCGCTTCCTGCCCAACCTGAACGACGTCACGCTGCAGTCCGAAGCATTGGGTCGCGCGTTCAAGCTGCGGATTTCCGCCGCTGCCCTGCGCACCGTCGATCATCGTGGCGGTCTGGACGCGTTCCTGGCCAAAGCCAAGGACGCGGAGCTGTCGGCCCGCGCGTTGAAGATCAAAAAGGACATTGCCAAGTCCTCCAACACGGCGGCCGCGCTGGAGGCCTGA
- a CDS encoding NAD-dependent deacylase, protein MDRIVVLSGAGLSAEQGLGTFRDKGGLWRHYDLGDVATPQGFARDPDLVHRFYNARRANMRAAAPGAAHDALARLSQRPGITLVTQNVDDLLERAGARDVIHMHGELARALCHACGARWDAPARMAPTDPCPRCTARHTRPDVVWFGEIPHHMDRIEAALARADLFVSIGTSGTVYPAAGFVEMARTAGAQTLELNLEASGGRFDAIRKGPASQLVPNWVAEVLRQ, encoded by the coding sequence ATGGATCGGATCGTGGTGTTGTCGGGCGCGGGGTTGAGCGCGGAACAGGGGCTGGGCACGTTTCGCGACAAAGGCGGTCTCTGGCGGCACTACGACCTGGGGGATGTGGCAACGCCACAGGGCTTTGCCCGCGATCCGGACCTGGTGCATCGCTTTTACAATGCGCGCCGCGCGAACATGCGGGCCGCCGCACCGGGGGCCGCCCATGACGCGCTTGCCCGGCTGTCGCAGAGGCCTGGCATCACTCTGGTTACGCAGAACGTCGACGACCTGTTGGAACGAGCCGGGGCGCGGGACGTGATCCATATGCACGGGGAACTGGCCCGCGCCCTATGCCACGCTTGCGGCGCAAGGTGGGATGCGCCCGCGCGGATGGCCCCCACGGACCCCTGCCCCAGGTGCACCGCCCGCCACACGCGCCCGGATGTCGTCTGGTTCGGAGAGATCCCCCACCACATGGACCGGATCGAGGCGGCGCTGGCCCGGGCGGATCTGTTCGTCAGCATCGGCACCTCTGGCACCGTCTACCCGGCCGCAGGCTTCGTCGAGATGGCGCGAACCGCAGGGGCCCAGACGCTGGAGCTGAACCTGGAGGCCTCTGGCGGGCGATTCGACGCCATCCGCAAAGGCCCGGCGTCGCAATTGGTGCCCAATTGGGTGGCAGAGGTGCTGCGCCAATAG
- a CDS encoding low molecular weight protein-tyrosine-phosphatase: MARLARRDGLAYVGGMRVLFVCLGNICRSAAAEGVLRARRPDWQVDSAGTSDWHIGNPPYGPMQAEARDRGLDLSGQRARQVSVADFAAFDRVLAMDASVLADLRGMPGGEMAELFGVATGLGAHDVPDPYYTRDFAGCLDMIEAGCARL, encoded by the coding sequence ATGGCCAGACTGGCGCGGCGCGACGGGCTGGCCTATGTCGGCGGTATGCGCGTTCTGTTCGTTTGCCTTGGAAATATTTGCCGGTCCGCCGCCGCCGAGGGCGTGCTGCGGGCGCGGCGACCCGATTGGCAGGTCGACAGCGCGGGAACCTCCGACTGGCACATTGGCAATCCGCCCTATGGCCCGATGCAGGCCGAGGCGCGGGATCGGGGGCTGGACCTGTCCGGGCAACGCGCGCGGCAGGTGAGTGTCGCGGATTTCGCGGCCTTTGATCGGGTACTGGCGATGGATGCGTCGGTCCTGGCCGATCTACGCGGGATGCCGGGCGGCGAGATGGCGGAGCTGTTCGGTGTCGCCACGGGCCTGGGCGCACACGACGTGCCCGACCCATACTACACGCGCGACTTCGCGGGGTGTCTCGACATGATCGAGGCGGGCTGCGCGCGTCTCTGA